The Amblyraja radiata isolate CabotCenter1 chromosome 1, sAmbRad1.1.pri, whole genome shotgun sequence genome contains a region encoding:
- the LOC116982963 gene encoding gastrula zinc finger protein XlCGF26.1-like, with amino-acid sequence MEDHMKGHNKEKHYECDVCGKAWQSPSHLEIHRRVHTGERPFHCLECGKNFTSYGNLQQHNRVHSGEKPFTCSDCGKGFKAAYHLKIHRRVHTGERPFNCSDCEKSFKAANHLKIHRRVHTDEKPYGCSTCGKSFKTMNELKIHRRVHTGERPFTCSDCGKGFKTMNMVKIHRRVHTGEKPYGCSTCGMSFARLSGLWQHQSVHGSERPFTCSDCGKGFKSLPELKVHSLQHTGEQPYTCSDCGKGFTRSTSLQVHQRTHNGQRPYTCAQCGKGFIQSTILLKHQRTHTGERPYTCAQCGKGYTQSSHLLVHQRTHAGERPYTCTQCGKGFTRSNSLQLHQRTHTGERPYTCAQCGKGFTRSTYLLSHQRVHTGDRPFPSPVCGDGFAMAICQSTGSESTSGYTPERDPLCALSVAWQGSYKP; translated from the coding sequence atggaggaccacatgaaagggcacaacaaggagaagcattatgagtgcgacgtgtgtggcaaggcctggcagagcccgagcCATCTGGAGATCCATCGGCGGgttcacacgggagaacgccccttccacTGCTTGGAGTGCGGCAAGAACTTCACCAGCTACGgcaacctgcagcagcacaaccgcgtgcactctGGCGAgaagcccttcacctgctccgactgcggcaaaggcttcaaggcaGCGTATCATCtcaagatccaccggcgggtgcacacgggagaacgccccttcaactgctCCGACTGCGAAAAGAGCTTCAAGGCAGCGAATCATCtgaagatccaccggcgggtgcacacagacgagaagccctatggctgctccacctgcggcaagagcttcaagacgatgAATGAGCtgaagatccaccggcgggtgcacacgggcgagaggcccttcacctgctccgactgcggcaaaggcttcaagacgATGAATATGGtgaagatccaccggcgggtgcacacgggcgagaagccctatggctgctccacctgtggcatgAGCTTTGCCCGGTTATCGGGGCTATGGCAGCATCAGTCCGTGCatggcagtgagcggcccttcacctgctccgactgcggcaaaggcttcaagtcgttgcCAGAACTGAAAGTGCACAGTCTCCAGCACACCGGCGAGcaaccctacacctgcagcgactgcggcaagggcttcacccgctccaccagcctgcaggtgcaccagcgcacccacaatggccagcgtccctacacctgtgcccagtgcggcaagggcttcatccagtccaccattctgctgaagcaccagcgcacccacaccggcgagcgtccctacacctgcgcccagtgtggcaagggctacacccagtccagtcacctgctggtgcaccagcgcacccacgccggcgagcgtccctacacctgcacccagtgcggcaagggcttcacccgttcCAACAGCCTGCaattgcaccagcgcacccacaccggcgagcgcccctacacctgcgcccagtgcggcaagggcttcacccgctccacctatctgctgtcccaccagcgggtgcacactggcgaccgtcccttccccagcccggtTTGTGGAGATGGCTTTGCCATGGCCATTTGCCAGAGCACGGGGTCtgagagcaccagcggatacacaccggagagggaccctttgtgtgcgctgagtgtggcatggCAGGGCTCGTACAAACCTTGA